The genomic DNA TCATGCGGAGTGACTGCTCGCCGCTCCTCAGCAATccaggagcagacgacgcaccGTGTTCTGTGCCGCTCCCGACAGCAGACGACGTGACTTGTGTGCCGCTCCCCGAGTGAtccagagcagacgacgcgctctGACTCAACCGCTTTCGAGCAGTAAACGTCCGGCCTAcctcaggagcagacgacgcggtttcCTCAGTGAACTTGTACGCCGCTCCCACGCACAGCCGCCGTGTAGATTTGTGTGTCTTGTGTGTTCGGCGATGGCGCTGGGGCCTGCGCCCGCTCCAGCGGCCGTGTTTCCTGCGTCGGCCGCTGCTCCGCCTCACCCGCCGATGCTGATGCTGCCGACGCTCAACTTCTCCGTGGGCCAGGTGGCCGCCGTGTGCGAGACGCTCGAGGAGAGCGGTGACGTGGAGCGGCTCGGCCGCTTCCTGTGGTCGCTGCCCGTGGCGCACCCAAACTGTGCCGAGCTGAACAAGAGCGAGGCGGTGCTGCGCGCCCGGGCGCTGGTAGCCTTCCACGCGGGAAACTTCCGCGAGCTCTACCGGATCCTGGAGGGCCACCGGTTCGCCAGAGGCTCGCACGCCAAGCTGCAGGCTATGTGGCTCGAGGCGCATTACCAAGAAGCCGAGAAGCTGCGCGGCAGGCCTCTGGGACCCGTGGACAAGTACCGGGTGCGCAAGAAGTTCCCGCTGCCGCGCACCATCTGGGACGGCGAGCAGAAGACGCACTGCTTCAAGGAGCGCACGCGTTCGCTGCTTCGAGAGTGGTACCTCCAGGACCCCTACCCGAACCCGACCAAGAAGCGGGAGCTGGCGCAAGCTACGGGGCTGACGCCTACCCAGGTGGGCAACTGGTTCAAGAACCGGCGCCAGAGGGACAGGGCGGCGGCCGCCAAGAACCGGTGAGTCCCCGCCGTTTCTACATCGTTTCGTCTCTCGAACACTTTACGTTGTTATACGCGGTTTAAGATCGCCAGCTTGTTGGGTGAGACTCGCGACCGTTGCATCGAAGGTGATAGTACTATATGTAATAATCTGTCTGAGAGAACACTTACATGCATGCGTCCACTTTTGCACGGTAtttaaacacaaaaataaaaaacgcGATGATGTGAACAGTTTTATatagagagaggaagagagcgaGCGTGGCGAGGATCATATATTCTGCGCCAGAACGTGAAGAATAAAAAGCGTACAAAGAAGGGACTCTTCACACGGCGAAACCGAGATCTTCAAATTTAGGGTCTATATTCTTACGAAAGGAGGGATTGGCGCAGCGGTATAGCTTGAGTGGCATATAAAGCAACGCACACCTGTAATTATACGTAGGATGTGGATGTGGTCCCCGCcctgcggcaagttatcttttcgtccactttcatcaTCTCTTTACCTTATTATTTCCACATTTAGGTTCAACAAACCAATTGACTTCCCCTATGCTTTCGCTGGCTTAATTGCCTGTTACTTGTTGTGACTACCCGATAATCGAGCCCCTCGGATCGCATCATTGTTCAGACTCAAGGTATATGTGTTTCAGGTTGAGAACAGCCTTCTGTGAGCCTCGAAAGAGTCAAACAGGCATGTAAAGACGCGCGACAATCGCGGTAATATTGTATGTGTGAATTCTGCACATAGCGATGTAACATGAGCGATTTACATTCACGCTGACCGGTTCATTGATTCAACAATTCTGACGAACGAAGAATGCAGTTTAAAGAATTTTTCACTCACGGGATGATAATCACGTCATAGTCTCACCATTAGTCTTTCGGCACGGCAACAGAGTGTTCATATTTCCTCGAAATTAATCCGGCATTTCTTGGACATGAACCCATGACTTATGAGCAAATAATGGAGTGATTCCGGTGGAATGGGCAATAGAATCATGATCAATTTCGTGATCCCAGTTTCGTTACTGTATTTATTCCCTTCATTTTCTTCCCATTGATGCCCCATGGTTGGATACTGTGCTTTGAAACAATGGGAACAAATATACCTGCGCGCTCTTTTCAAATGACGAAACCCAGATCGTCAAATCCAGGGTCTGTGTACTGATTTCTAACTGCGCCTGTTTATTTCGTTTTGCAACGAAAACTTGCTCAGCAGTCATAGAGTGGATAGAACCGATGTGTGGCTAACGACGAATTGTCAGTGGAACACACTGATAGGATAACCATTTGAGAATACTAGAGACGAAAATGCGGATCATATTCTCCATGCCGGTTCGTATAGTCGAATGTCATGCAGCGAAGAGTATTGAGCCGATCGACTCAATCCTGTCGTCAGCTTAAACATTTATAAACCGGCAACTAGCAAGGAACATGCAccagctacactctaaaaactaggaagggtatcgcaggagtgaagcggccggttcactcttcaaagcgtcgttttactctcgcaaaatgtcgaggagagtgaaatgcattgttcactctctcaccaaggagagagtgaaatgtgcttttcactctcccccttcagagagagagagtagttctactcttgcggcaatagagaacaaaacgtagcgtgatcttctgcttcaactgtaggtggctggccccgaacatggcaatgtatcattcatgcacgctgagcaaagaacacatcgttttgcttctaagagaacaggccgccgcagttcaaaggaacgcgtagcgagcgctctactttttcactcggagttctccaccgcgcgcgcgcgcgctcaagatcgcggaacaacacagcaccggagaaaggtgatcttttattgtgtctgtagctctcaatttactcatcacggcttttctttgaatgcctcaaccgttgagcttcctgcttctgctcctccgagtacatttgtcgccggttccatgtgcctaaaactggtatctgcagctcctttgtaatttgaactttaaggatgtcgctttccttctattacctccacagacaattctctgtgacatgcgaagaatgtcacagaagggaaaaaaaaacacttggcaatgtctgctatgtctagccaagtgtacaaatttaaggactttccagtacttctaaaaattctaggcttttcaatgccttgaaaatggcattttagaaataaagggttttcaaggatcgctacaaaccctggtttctagcacctaaataattttacaagcttattttggcatggagttcggaaattcatgctttttagctaacgctgcatcatctctgtacattgaaaccacgagagcgcaaccattttggagtaaagaaaaatactgaaagcttttaataccactctttttctatggggcttcgtattgcctagttaggtttacgaatgtgcctggttttggtgggcgtttcttcgacattttctgtgagaagtagatggctaacccccgtattcagaaatgtatattgaTACAaaacccatgcttgactttatataaacgacgcctggtgcgaacgtcccccagacgctcactgcctttcttttggtgcgttcacgacttgcgtcatttagatcaagcatgggcttcaagttatgatgcatttctgaatatgggggtaagcgtgcgctatttcgggcaacgcattgtgccattgacactgagaggaaacggggaaaacaaagttaacgccctatactcctaaactttcgcgtacctgtggtgtgcgtgtatcgtggaagaagaaacagcgctaacaccaggacgaaaaaaagcatcgaccacaccagcgcttcgtggtgttgtccatgtttttgcgtcgtccttgtgttgcgctgtttcttctaaaatgctcaaccaactagccggcaagtctatcctgtgcatatatattgaacacacgtatgaatgtagatggtcttcgaagcttttagaacgagcgtTGCCACAGGATatgagcagtgcacgcgtaacaagtggacacattactcatttaaacatgcgtgccaatgcatgtgacgcggctatcggcataagcagtctccaaatgctggaatgcgtgctcttcaaaacgctaacgatctgctgctaatgcaggacaacagctcacagcggactgaaccaaactctaaactaatgcacttgaaaagaacgcctacacggcagcgtgaggcacgtcgaaatgcctggtactggcatcgcagttgaccacatacgaatggaactggcggaaaaaataaacagaaatgctcaccagtatacgcgcgacttaaattcacatacgtggatggttggcacgatactttgtatccgcgtattttcggagaacatataatgcatggacttgaaaagcactcgatcgtgagctgaacggcacatttgttattttcctggggtgacgacaagccgtgaatagttctcacgtcgtcgtctacgttgtattcctccgttagtcgtagcaaggaatggaaatgatgcaaacgcaaacgtattccagtacacaacagcacagcacactgccaagaaactccaaccaccgcagccgattcctcaaatacatttgttatgtatataagctctaaaacaacacgactgagcgtggtggctttgtggtgtaatggttaggatgtgtgctttgaattgtatagatgcgagtgtacgcgggttcgaatccacgtgatgtatagagcaatgtggttctccataagtgtgtgatttcctcgactattgtgttctaattagattatgtgtctcctgattgtgaaatatgcgaagatatttgcggattaaatgtgaattagcttttttttctccgcagtggcgttcgggacacatacgcataggccgattacgagcagtcacgactcatggtaggcagcaaatagccaggaaaaatgactttaaaatcctgcataacattgctcacgcctattctgaaggccgcttggaatcgggccactgagtctgaggagccgcctagagaacggtgtatcagcgaccctaatttgatctgatttcctgcctgcatgcgtggccaggacttcgctaagagggtattgggaagagtagttgcactctgtttgggggagtagaagtactcggtctggtggagtgccgttacccctacggtgagagtattaccactctgcggaagagtactagcactccctgtgggaagagtattatcactctgcagaagagtactagcaatcccttgcggcggagtgacaaaactctgtcaacaggagttgacctactctctctcaaagagggtcgatctactctcgaaaagagagtgaaatatgggacaagccgctactccctcaaagggagtgcccggcactctcttagtttttagagtgtaatgtTCAGGAATGTAGGTCAGTGATTCGTTTCAAAATTGTTCTTATATAACATACATGCTGTCTTGTATCCACTATAATAAGATATACAATTGCTCTGGTATACCGATTAAGCATCACGCGGTTTACGttacacatgtgaataatttGTTTGGTGCTGTGCCACGCATCTGCGATTATGTGCTACACTAAGTCCTTGCTGCGCAGTTCGTTCCATTACGAGTTGTAGGATCTATCCTACAATGTTCAATGCCCCATTACGGTTGAACAGTGCACGGATAGTAAGGTGCCTACCCTGATCTGTGTTGAGTCCGAAACAGTAAACGAAATGAAAGTTACTATTTCTGACGCGTGGAGCGCACGATTAATTAATATTCAGGTCCCGCATTCTTTGTATGAGAGGTATTCACTAGAAAGTCTCGCCGCGTGCTCACATTTCTATATGCCTGACAGATTTGATAGACCGCAGAAGTATGTAAAGTGAGAGAGATCAACATATAGTACAGTAGAGCAGAGCATTGCACTTCACAAGCGCAATTACGTATACGTAAGTAGCGTGGATGTCGGGAATAAGAGGGCTGTGTAACATCAGCTTGACCGCACTGGCCCACGTCCCGAAACCACAAAACAAGATGACAACATGcactaactaaaaaaaaaaaatgtgaggaaTCGCAGTGTGATCTAATAATAATGAATTCCCGCTTAAAAAATTAGGAAAATAATCCAAGTACAGTTCACTGACAAGGACATCACaagtaaagcatttttttttgtacgtggAATAAACTTTCGTGTGTTATTCTGTAAGTGTTAATCACAATTGTAAGTGTTATTCATAAAGTGATAGCCAATGCTCGAAATGCATAATTGTTACGTGGGCTAGAAATAAAGCAGTATGCAGAGTGTTGAGGCTAGATGTGGTATTTTGGCGTAAATTAACACCTCGTATTTTTAACTAATAGGGCGAGTTAAATATATCCGCAGCATCAACACAAAATTTGTATATACCTCGGATGAGCAGCAGCTAAggctctctctctccgtctctctctctctagactaAGGTTCGCAATTGGCTCACGTTCTATTCGCGCAAACTCAAGCTGATTGCATTCTTCTAATCGAAAACCGTCGGTCTTGTTACAACCATGCCCTTGGCGATGAAAGACAGATGGACTCTCGTGATTGTGTGtgtttgtttatttaattatATGAATTTAACGGCTATTATTGCGCATCTAATGTGGCCTCGGCTATATATGCTCTTCGATGTGGGATATAAAAAATATATGAAAGGTCGAAAAGCTCTTGGAAACACGGAAGACACTGTAAGAGCGCCCACACTTGCGAGATTCGTGCATATACAATTCAAGGAAGGCGCACGAatggaatgcaagaacgcccacAGACATACACAGTATACCGTACAAATAAGCGAACCTCTTGAAAAAATTCTGCCTGCTAACATGCACAGAAAGTTCCCAGTTTTCTCACGAGACGAACAATGGGAATTCACGCTTGTGTTAGTTAACAACACGGAGTTAACGCGGATATAGAGACGAAAGAACggcgaaaggcagagaggttaaccaaaaCAGAAAtgcctgtttgctaccctaccaaGGAACGGGGGAGGGTAATTGAACTATAAgaagaaagtagagagagagatagcacagACACACGATCACAGACAGTCGCGATCGACATGCTGTATCGCAACATGGTATCACTGGCAGCACACTAAACACCAATTCAGGCTACAAGCCGTTTGTGTATGCAAGtctgttctgaaaaaaaaaaaagaagaagaataggGGGGGATGTAACAGTGCCTCCGTCGCTCTCTGCTGCGATGGTTAATTGAAGTCGGCATTCCAAAATAACTACATAAGGCGGCAGCTAACTATACCGGATCCGCTCATTGTGCAGCTAAACCAAGTTTCTTCTGCCTCGATCCACTGTTCCAGTGACCTCGCATGCAGCCTCCTGTTGTTCTTTGTGTTTAGGCTTTCCTACCATTGTTTCCACTCCTTCGTGTCGTTTAAACATGCAAATTGATCGTATACTCCCTTTCTTTAAGCTATCTTCGTGCACACTCAAGTTTTTAGGTGTTACTGTGTAAGCAGATGTTTGCTTATGTATTGCCAGATTGATTTCTATTTCATGTACTCTTTATATTTTTAGAACTTGTGTAGCTTTTATCGGTCTATTATGCTGCGGTAGCACACGcacgcgcaaacacacgcacgcacacacgcacacacgcacacttgctcTTCATATTCATATACACTGGGCTTGTTTGTTGTTCTAACTACTCGATAAGCTGCCCCCTCTTACTTttttaggaaggaaaaagtggagaaggaaaggtagggaggttaaccagtatggcttaaccggtttgctaccctacacatgggagagggatgggggagattaaagatggggaagggggacagggagagagagcacatatcacagcacacacacatcgtccgttggagtccatcattctggcatggtacgcgacgttacTATTTAACATTGATTTGTTGCGAATACTG from Dermacentor albipictus isolate Rhodes 1998 colony chromosome 7, USDA_Dalb.pri_finalv2, whole genome shotgun sequence includes the following:
- the LOC135914408 gene encoding homeobox protein SIX6-like encodes the protein MALGPAPAPAAVFPASAAAPPHPPMLMLPTLNFSVGQVAAVCETLEESGDVERLGRFLWSLPVAHPNCAELNKSEAVLRARALVAFHAGNFRELYRILEGHRFARGSHAKLQAMWLEAHYQEAEKLRGRPLGPVDKYRVRKKFPLPRTIWDGEQKTHCFKERTRSLLREWYLQDPYPNPTKKRELAQATGLTPTQVGNWFKNRRQRDRAAAAKNRLLQQQMQQQQQLAQQGYGSSSSTSSTGSNRNHNHHGTKNGTSGSGGSHHHQGSSVTSGGGTGGGTGGGGGHHHRTSSSSSAAVDSRRSAGGGVGPKSPGVGDDNSCGSYGDSSAAPSSPTPLSTTSESSRSPSPRPPQ